A window of the Planifilum fulgidum genome harbors these coding sequences:
- a CDS encoding Eco57I restriction-modification methylase domain-containing protein gives MTIASLGNINDFYNPFFVENRLKREAASILKAVFAEGEDPAAAIRALRQDYQGIKGKVREQAAGAQQDLTGWHESLARALGYADLSRDAALILEDGRRMALLADLRDEADRRLVALLEGPFVFEGEGLLKVSWSDGPGEEDRTLENRVGLLFREANRPRFVLAFLGRFVCLFDCEKWSDRRYLAVDLDLLFSPLAKGDAEVFVGLFHRRILAGSRRDDYLNRLEEESRQHAVGVTEDLKHRAREAVELLGNEFVHYQRARHKPYLNVPGLERRLTAECLRYVYRLLFLFYVESRAKEQGIVPMQSEEYRSAYSLEALRDLENQPLISEAAKNGTYFQESLDKLFKLINEGGPTGTHNQQRAPAIGEKPLSAGFTLRGLRSELFDPGSTPLLSSIKIRNEVLQKIIRLLSLAEGKQGQRRISYAGLTTNHLGEIYEGLLSYSGFFAREKLVEVKRAKDKGNGMVPTWFLPEGKLPEYNLKEEEFVLRRNDDGEWERVHYEKGTFIFRLRGRERQETASYYTPSVLTEAVVRHTLKEILPRLSADEVLKLTVLEPAMGSGSFLNEAVNQLAEAYLAKKEEEMGVQLEESRRAFELARVRAYITAKRVYGVDKNPLAIELAGVSLWFNTLHAGQAGPWYEARLAVGNSLIGARRAVYSEESLRMGRWTDQPPDRNRTGVERGEKVYHFLLPDPDMCKYDKDRAVKELCKEELAAIRKWKKQFPKKIEKGFFQRLARLSAEIDRLWNKAVEQRKELLDQVDDRLTVWPASQEEDQPNNYTIRERKAKLRELLEGNHSPFHIVKRILDIWCALWFWPIQKADRLPSYDGWISAVEDLVKAADIRSEGVAGVEERHPWLSIVKEVAEKERFHHWELVFGEVFEDNGGFDVILGNPPWVPVEWEERDVLGEFDPLIELRKEPAGTVARKRADLLRDPSIRVAYLDLYVSRTASQAYFSSPTQFPELQGSRANLYKCFIVRSWYWGSEKGRIGLLHPEGVYDEAKGGRLRSLLYPRLVAHYQFVNEKKLFRDITNHVRFSINIYQVRPKKRISFRHMGNLFVPKTIDESLRHSGVGPVPGYKTRDNQWETRGHARRVVTITDEELALFRNLYGDERESVLKQVLPVIHSEEVLRVLKRFTEAGVSLAKSEVEHAQTQCWNETADVKQTKTIRRHTRFPERVDELILSGPHIHVGNPLYKTPNEGCSTNRDYSAVDLERVTEDYLPRTNYVPAVSMEEYRNRAPRFGEVSFLDRYRLVHRNMAGPTSERTLISAVIPPGAAHINGLRSLLFADYRTLAIFSGVTFSIVADFFIKASGKDNLYSLVEQLRLPDDPEISRMIIARALRLNCLTIYYKGLWEELYDPAFNEDGFVKSDPRLKPWSHLTREWNRDVALRTDYERRQALVELDALVALAYGLTKEELLTIYRVHFPVLQHYERNERFYDARGRLVPRDVVKAHQLQYKIDRGLASIPRGKALQQHRERLAAGYVPVRPGTEEPFDRCDREEDMSQAYDAFKRILQEATA, from the coding sequence ATGACGATCGCGAGTCTCGGAAACATAAACGACTTCTACAACCCCTTCTTCGTGGAAAACCGCCTGAAGCGGGAAGCAGCCTCCATCCTGAAAGCCGTTTTCGCCGAGGGGGAAGATCCGGCCGCCGCCATCCGGGCTCTGCGCCAGGACTACCAAGGGATCAAGGGGAAAGTGCGGGAACAGGCGGCCGGTGCGCAGCAGGATCTGACCGGCTGGCACGAAAGCCTGGCCCGGGCCCTCGGGTACGCCGACTTATCCCGGGATGCCGCGTTGATTCTGGAGGACGGCCGGCGGATGGCCCTCCTTGCCGATCTGCGGGACGAGGCGGACCGGCGGTTGGTCGCGCTGCTGGAGGGCCCCTTTGTTTTCGAAGGGGAGGGGCTGCTGAAGGTTTCCTGGAGCGACGGGCCCGGGGAAGAGGACCGAACCTTGGAAAACCGGGTGGGACTCCTTTTCCGGGAGGCAAACCGTCCCCGCTTCGTCCTCGCTTTTCTGGGGCGCTTTGTCTGCCTGTTTGACTGTGAGAAATGGAGCGATCGCCGCTACTTGGCGGTGGATCTGGATCTGCTCTTCAGTCCCTTGGCCAAGGGCGACGCGGAGGTGTTTGTCGGTCTGTTCCATCGGAGGATCCTGGCCGGATCCCGGCGGGACGATTACTTAAACCGTCTGGAGGAGGAGTCCCGCCAGCATGCGGTCGGCGTCACCGAGGACTTGAAACATCGCGCCCGGGAAGCGGTGGAGCTGCTGGGGAACGAGTTTGTTCACTATCAGCGCGCCCGCCACAAACCTTATCTCAACGTCCCGGGCTTGGAGCGGCGGCTCACGGCGGAATGCCTCCGCTATGTCTACCGGCTTCTGTTTCTCTTTTACGTCGAATCCCGCGCCAAAGAACAGGGCATCGTTCCGATGCAGAGCGAAGAGTACCGCTCCGCCTACAGTCTGGAGGCCCTGCGGGATCTGGAGAACCAACCCCTCATCTCCGAGGCGGCCAAAAACGGCACCTACTTCCAGGAGAGCCTGGACAAGCTGTTCAAGCTGATCAACGAGGGGGGACCTACGGGGACGCATAACCAACAACGGGCTCCGGCGATCGGCGAGAAGCCCTTGTCCGCCGGTTTTACCCTGAGGGGGCTCCGCAGTGAGCTGTTCGATCCGGGATCGACGCCGCTTCTCTCTTCCATCAAGATCCGGAACGAAGTGCTGCAGAAGATTATTAGACTTCTTTCCCTGGCGGAGGGGAAACAGGGACAGCGACGGATCAGCTATGCCGGGCTTACCACCAACCACTTGGGAGAGATTTACGAGGGACTGCTCTCCTATTCCGGCTTCTTCGCCCGGGAGAAACTGGTGGAGGTGAAGCGGGCCAAAGACAAGGGAAATGGGATGGTCCCGACCTGGTTTCTCCCCGAGGGCAAACTGCCGGAGTACAACCTGAAGGAGGAGGAATTCGTTCTCCGTCGGAACGATGACGGGGAATGGGAGAGGGTCCACTACGAGAAAGGCACCTTCATATTCCGCCTGAGGGGGAGGGAACGGCAAGAGACGGCCAGCTACTACACCCCCTCGGTGCTGACGGAGGCCGTTGTCCGCCACACCTTGAAGGAGATCCTGCCGCGGCTTTCCGCCGATGAGGTGCTGAAGCTGACCGTTCTGGAACCGGCCATGGGTTCGGGATCGTTCCTGAATGAAGCGGTGAACCAACTGGCGGAAGCCTACCTTGCCAAAAAGGAAGAGGAGATGGGGGTCCAGCTGGAGGAAAGCCGACGGGCTTTCGAACTGGCCCGGGTCCGCGCCTACATCACCGCCAAGCGGGTTTACGGCGTGGACAAAAACCCGCTGGCCATCGAACTGGCCGGGGTGAGCCTCTGGTTCAACACCCTTCATGCCGGTCAGGCGGGTCCCTGGTACGAAGCCCGTCTGGCCGTCGGAAACAGCCTGATCGGCGCCCGCCGCGCCGTGTACAGCGAGGAAAGCCTGAGGATGGGGAGATGGACCGACCAGCCGCCGGACCGGAATCGCACCGGGGTGGAGCGGGGGGAGAAGGTGTACCATTTCCTCCTTCCGGACCCCGACATGTGCAAATACGACAAGGATCGAGCGGTCAAGGAACTGTGCAAGGAGGAACTGGCGGCGATCCGGAAGTGGAAGAAACAGTTCCCCAAAAAGATCGAAAAGGGGTTCTTTCAACGCCTGGCCCGGCTGTCCGCGGAGATCGACCGGCTGTGGAACAAGGCGGTTGAGCAGCGGAAAGAGCTGCTCGATCAAGTGGATGACCGGCTCACCGTGTGGCCGGCTTCCCAAGAGGAAGACCAGCCCAATAACTATACCATCCGGGAGCGGAAGGCCAAGCTGAGGGAGCTTCTGGAGGGCAACCACAGCCCCTTCCATATCGTGAAGCGGATCCTGGACATCTGGTGCGCCCTCTGGTTCTGGCCGATCCAAAAGGCGGACCGGTTGCCATCCTATGACGGGTGGATTTCGGCGGTGGAAGATTTGGTGAAGGCCGCGGATATCCGTTCGGAGGGTGTGGCCGGCGTGGAGGAGAGGCACCCCTGGCTTTCCATTGTCAAGGAAGTGGCGGAGAAAGAGCGCTTTCACCACTGGGAACTGGTCTTCGGGGAGGTGTTCGAGGACAACGGCGGGTTTGACGTGATCCTGGGAAACCCGCCCTGGGTGCCGGTGGAGTGGGAAGAGCGGGACGTTCTCGGAGAATTTGATCCGTTGATTGAGCTTCGCAAAGAGCCGGCGGGGACGGTGGCCCGGAAGCGGGCGGATTTGCTGAGGGACCCGTCCATCCGGGTGGCTTATCTGGATCTCTACGTTTCCCGGACGGCTTCCCAGGCTTATTTCAGCTCGCCGACCCAATTTCCGGAACTGCAGGGCTCCAGAGCCAATCTGTACAAATGCTTTATCGTCCGGTCGTGGTATTGGGGATCGGAAAAAGGGCGGATCGGCCTGCTTCACCCGGAGGGCGTGTATGACGAGGCCAAGGGCGGCCGCCTGCGGAGCCTGCTGTACCCGCGGCTTGTGGCGCATTATCAGTTTGTCAACGAGAAAAAGTTGTTCAGGGACATCACCAATCACGTACGGTTCAGCATCAACATTTATCAGGTCCGGCCCAAGAAGCGCATCTCTTTCCGTCACATGGGCAATTTGTTCGTCCCCAAGACGATCGACGAGTCCCTGCGCCACAGCGGGGTCGGACCCGTGCCCGGCTACAAGACGCGGGACAACCAATGGGAGACGCGGGGGCATGCCCGCCGGGTGGTGACGATCACCGATGAAGAGCTCGCGCTGTTCCGCAATTTGTACGGGGATGAGAGGGAATCGGTTCTCAAGCAGGTCCTTCCGGTGATCCACAGCGAGGAAGTGTTGCGGGTACTCAAGCGCTTTACCGAGGCCGGTGTTTCCTTGGCAAAAAGCGAGGTGGAACATGCTCAAACGCAGTGTTGGAATGAAACAGCCGATGTGAAACAAACCAAAACGATCCGGCGCCACACCCGCTTCCCGGAGCGGGTGGATGAACTGATTTTAAGCGGTCCCCACATCCATGTGGGGAATCCCCTGTATAAAACCCCCAATGAGGGATGTTCGACGAACCGGGATTACTCGGCCGTCGATCTTGAGCGGGTCACGGAGGATTACTTGCCCCGGACCAATTACGTGCCGGCCGTGTCCATGGAGGAGTACCGCAACCGCGCGCCGCGCTTCGGGGAAGTTTCCTTTTTGGACCGGTACCGGCTGGTGCACCGGAACATGGCGGGGCCGACCTCCGAAAGGACCTTGATTTCCGCCGTCATTCCGCCGGGTGCGGCCCACATCAACGGGCTGCGCTCGCTGTTATTTGCGGATTACCGGACCCTGGCGATCTTCTCGGGCGTCACCTTTTCGATCGTGGCCGATTTTTTCATCAAGGCCTCCGGAAAGGACAACCTTTACAGTCTGGTGGAACAACTCCGGCTTCCCGACGACCCCGAAATCAGCCGCATGATCATCGCCCGGGCGCTGCGGCTAAACTGTTTGACCATCTACTACAAGGGCCTGTGGGAGGAACTCTACGACCCGGCCTTCAACGAAGACGGCTTTGTCAAATCCGACCCGCGCCTCAAGCCCTGGAGCCACCTGACCCGCGAGTGGAACCGGGATGTGGCGCTGCGGACGGATTACGAGCGGCGGCAGGCCCTGGTGGAGCTGGATGCCCTGGTGGCCCTGGCCTACGGCTTGACCAAGGAGGAGCTCCTCACCATCTACCGTGTCCATTTCCCGGTGCTGCAACATTACGAGCGGAACGAGCGGTTCTACGATGCGCGGGGCCGTTTGGTGCCCAGGGATGTGGTGAAAGCCCATCAGTTGCAGTACAAGATCGACCGAGGGCTTGCCTCCATCCCCCGGGGGAAGGCCCTGCAACAGCATCGGGAGCGGTTGGCGGCGGGCTATGTGCCGGTCCGTCCGGGAACCGAGGAGCCCTTTGACCGGTGCGACCGGGAGGAAGACATGAGCCAAGCCTACGATGCCTTCAAGCGGATATTGCAGGAGGCGACAGCATGA
- a CDS encoding DEAD/DEAH box helicase, giving the protein MIPALLAKEWKDAVLEYIDTVFPIRDDRVRGAWMQFLQDPEMGLFKGAYLKARLPCRTAENPEEVPLKQVRPPFSPFVHQMKAFERLNSDQPGGPKPTLVTTGTGSGKTESFLYPVVDHCVRMRRKGQPGIKAIILYPMNALAQDQAKRLAELIDTHPETKGVITAGLYVGQGGPGQSGKADVSSRMTRDRLIEDRQVLRKYPPDILLTNYKMLDLLLHRKADASLWAANDPETLQYLVLDEFHAYDGVQLADIACLIRRLLSRLKMEPSSLCPVATSATLGDGSERAMEELRKLAHTVFGRPFDVDAVVTESRPSLEDFLEPVKDLPIPQAVEEMLPRPQEDAEHYIRRQVKLWFGEELGGRELGERLRSHPWFDLLCRTATARPVSWDELVDKFLREFAGDAEEDREGVERRLHSFLAVISHAKADDRRPLLPIQVQLWTREMRGLVRGIGEEPAFRWGNQGDVHAMSEYQEDDGMSNRENRKRPYIAPPEQAALPMCVCYACGVSGWISVQNEGDPRLCTDPKEISMVYGRSSHNSTPDEEKRMLRFLYPESCGAPIRGTYSEQYLTVRGAVLEQKPGPDRVKVYVVSPFDAFGENQCPYCREKDSVLLVSMRRAGLSSVLIAHTIGSPHTADRKMLTFVDSVQDSAHLAGFIRHRTQSTLLRTGIRQMLERGYDGATLDRLLREWQPYWRKELGDEGYLKAFVERDEEEELLAGRFPRDVSKWSEEIWEDVQAYVTWRVVKELGLHARLGRSLYLTGSTVLGVSEEKLTEAAKLAAESIREMEAFLDRDGGLEKRVRALIQGIVHRMVLSGGISHPLLDRFREKGSRHFLTEKMNPLYERSKRHPRFFTDEKVRGDALDSLQAGEDSWIVQYLVRSLEAPLLEGKFQLQDDPDRGYIALRLFQAMQEAGLADVRFFGNHHTYGLDPRALEVHKTTARIQCRECRQELTVPRKELRRYVEEVPCITYRCQGIYREVPEAERSYYDRVYRESLLEPIVSKEHSGLLSPQHRKEIERRFADRDAEHPVNVLVCTPSMEMEIDIGDLSTVLLSDVPPTIANRVQRVGRAGRSSGTALISQLFRDVPHDQYFWQTPRELLQGRVETPVCRLDAPEVLKRHLRAYLLDSWIRDHPLAEVPPTVSRLLGEAEMNGFPHLWYAYVEQNGERLWQGFESLLSDHLRRDSVDKVKHFFLSGEWKEEIQAVIKRRKEEIREAQLHLRRINERLKQPALQGENGENAPERKELDRIRAQARQHYKMLTGENSLEWWTVEGLLPNYTFPDREVVLRRFLPKPGEALETEDFSRSPEMALRDFAPGNSFYARGHVTTVNQIPMISRELEEWRFCPDCHHMERAEGKAAGACPRCGNPAWQDQGQVQPMVRLTRVMSRVRPSEDAAIRDQEEERDRQPTEILTLFEFPDAPLISQAVKGQVFGFEFFESAVMREINFGPKNREQTRRKVANHSVPLKGFTVCTKCGAAAEKTGKGGWAVRHVRGFGCDRNAGRSDVVQQMTALGTNEERVSGAGFEKGIYLYRELKSEVLRVLLPVSDALSKERMATWEAILRLGLREKIGGSERQIGMAPYDEPIRMQNQTMRARYLVLYDKIPGGTGYLRQLAEEGELYDLLVKAHARIRNCSCQHEGRMDGCYRCLFRYESQYDQQYISRRMALEMLEPLLEDPKKWERREQLRVEEMDARRLLMESDLEALAEKRLIRRLEDRLTHATLSVEEYHRGDRQGVELTWETPFGRAGWRMIRQVTLSDEEKVPFTTRADWVLYPLFEDSRYADMDIKPVVFYCDGAEFHIGEGEFYRLPKDILIREGLRRSGKFAVFNVTWRDLQETESAPYENVASEMDPEDGFIQNLRHVANMVGGAVDPVKMWRASSLDLLVEYLIDPNVNRWVDLAKQIAFAAADISRGKQHAVPLSAVVEGLEAGMVAEERAIYLPDRKTWSSQDKPLIFREHHFGPGAFLTLLLTTRPKKQQLMDSYIEGLLRLEDTRRSGSEPTVKEHFQSAWHVFYRWFNVLQWLPTFRFVTGESLATQSDEWAFLDQVVPVDGLKAKIQAAAKDAKQSAPEMDLKWAEYVHSTYRSFAVALVKAGVPKPEVGYEFMDGDRIVGEAELAWPDYRLCILRKHQRDDEPAIRKLGWTVWDLSPYENDKGEPVKPQGADWKELWQRALERGM; this is encoded by the coding sequence ATGATTCCGGCATTGCTCGCGAAGGAATGGAAAGACGCTGTTCTGGAATACATCGACACGGTGTTTCCCATTCGGGATGACCGGGTGCGGGGAGCGTGGATGCAGTTTTTGCAGGATCCGGAGATGGGCCTGTTCAAGGGGGCGTACCTTAAGGCCCGGCTTCCCTGCCGGACAGCGGAGAATCCGGAGGAGGTCCCCTTAAAGCAGGTCCGGCCGCCCTTTTCGCCCTTTGTCCACCAGATGAAAGCCTTTGAGCGGCTCAATTCCGATCAGCCCGGCGGTCCGAAACCCACCTTGGTCACCACGGGGACGGGTTCCGGGAAGACGGAATCCTTCCTGTATCCGGTGGTGGACCACTGCGTGCGGATGCGCCGGAAGGGACAGCCGGGGATCAAGGCAATCATCCTGTACCCCATGAACGCCCTGGCTCAGGATCAGGCCAAGCGTTTGGCCGAGCTGATCGATACTCACCCGGAGACCAAAGGGGTGATCACCGCCGGCCTTTATGTGGGGCAGGGGGGACCGGGCCAATCCGGGAAAGCGGATGTCAGCAGTCGTATGACCCGGGACCGGCTGATCGAGGACCGGCAGGTGTTGCGGAAATACCCGCCGGACATCCTGCTCACCAACTACAAGATGCTGGACCTTTTGCTGCACCGGAAGGCGGATGCGTCTCTTTGGGCCGCCAACGATCCGGAAACGCTGCAGTATCTGGTGCTGGACGAGTTCCACGCCTACGACGGGGTGCAGTTGGCGGACATCGCCTGCCTGATCCGCCGCCTCCTCTCCCGTCTGAAGATGGAGCCGTCCTCCCTCTGCCCCGTGGCCACCTCCGCCACCCTGGGGGACGGAAGCGAACGAGCAATGGAGGAACTCCGAAAGCTGGCTCACACCGTCTTCGGTAGACCCTTTGACGTCGATGCGGTGGTGACGGAAAGCCGCCCCTCCCTGGAAGATTTCCTTGAGCCGGTAAAGGATCTCCCCATTCCCCAAGCGGTGGAGGAGATGCTTCCCCGGCCGCAGGAAGACGCGGAGCACTACATCCGGCGACAGGTGAAGCTGTGGTTCGGGGAGGAACTGGGGGGACGAGAGCTGGGGGAACGCCTCCGCTCCCATCCTTGGTTTGACCTTCTCTGCCGGACCGCCACCGCCCGCCCGGTGTCCTGGGATGAATTGGTGGACAAGTTTCTCCGGGAGTTTGCCGGAGATGCGGAGGAGGATCGGGAAGGGGTGGAGCGGCGCCTTCATTCCTTCCTGGCCGTCATCTCCCATGCCAAGGCGGACGACCGCCGTCCCCTCCTTCCCATCCAGGTCCAGCTCTGGACCCGAGAGATGCGGGGACTGGTCCGGGGGATCGGGGAGGAACCCGCGTTTCGTTGGGGCAACCAGGGGGATGTCCATGCCATGTCGGAATACCAAGAGGACGATGGTATGTCCAACAGGGAAAACCGGAAGCGTCCGTACATCGCTCCGCCGGAGCAGGCGGCTTTGCCGATGTGCGTCTGCTACGCCTGCGGGGTGAGCGGCTGGATCAGCGTCCAGAACGAAGGCGATCCCCGGCTGTGTACCGACCCGAAGGAGATCAGCATGGTCTACGGCCGTTCCTCCCACAACTCCACTCCGGACGAGGAAAAGCGTATGCTGCGTTTTCTCTATCCGGAGTCTTGCGGTGCACCCATCCGGGGAACCTACAGCGAACAATATCTGACCGTCCGCGGGGCTGTTCTGGAGCAAAAGCCGGGTCCCGACCGGGTGAAGGTGTATGTGGTCTCTCCCTTCGACGCCTTTGGGGAAAATCAATGTCCCTATTGCCGGGAAAAAGACAGCGTCCTGCTCGTCTCCATGCGGCGGGCCGGCCTCAGTTCCGTGCTGATCGCCCATACCATCGGCTCCCCCCACACCGCGGACCGGAAGATGCTCACCTTCGTCGATTCGGTGCAGGATTCCGCCCACTTGGCCGGATTCATCCGCCATCGGACCCAATCCACCCTTCTCCGGACGGGGATCCGGCAGATGCTGGAGCGGGGGTATGACGGGGCGACCCTGGACCGGTTGCTGCGGGAGTGGCAGCCCTATTGGCGGAAGGAGCTGGGGGATGAGGGTTATCTGAAGGCCTTTGTGGAACGGGACGAAGAGGAGGAGCTGCTGGCCGGACGCTTTCCACGGGACGTTTCCAAGTGGTCGGAGGAAATCTGGGAGGACGTCCAGGCCTATGTCACGTGGCGGGTGGTGAAGGAACTGGGATTGCACGCCCGCCTCGGCCGCTCCCTCTATCTCACCGGCAGCACCGTCCTGGGCGTATCGGAGGAAAAGTTGACCGAAGCGGCCAAGCTGGCGGCGGAATCGATCCGAGAGATGGAAGCGTTCCTGGACCGGGACGGAGGGCTGGAGAAGCGGGTGCGGGCCCTGATCCAAGGGATCGTTCACCGCATGGTCTTAAGCGGCGGCATTTCCCATCCGCTTCTCGACCGGTTCCGGGAGAAGGGGAGTCGCCACTTCCTGACTGAAAAGATGAATCCCCTTTATGAGCGCTCCAAAAGGCATCCCCGCTTTTTCACCGATGAAAAGGTGCGGGGGGATGCGCTGGATTCGCTGCAGGCCGGAGAAGACAGCTGGATCGTGCAATATTTGGTCCGATCCTTGGAAGCGCCGCTGTTGGAAGGGAAATTCCAACTGCAGGATGATCCCGACAGAGGATACATCGCCCTGCGCCTCTTCCAGGCGATGCAGGAGGCGGGACTGGCGGATGTCCGGTTCTTCGGCAATCACCATACCTACGGTCTGGATCCCCGGGCTTTGGAAGTGCACAAAACAACGGCCCGGATCCAGTGTCGGGAGTGCCGGCAGGAGCTGACCGTTCCCCGGAAGGAATTGAGGCGATATGTGGAGGAGGTGCCCTGCATTACCTACCGGTGCCAAGGGATCTATCGGGAGGTGCCGGAGGCGGAGCGTTCCTATTACGATCGGGTGTATCGGGAATCGCTCCTTGAACCGATTGTCTCCAAGGAGCATTCCGGCCTGCTGTCCCCTCAACACCGGAAGGAGATCGAGCGCCGGTTTGCCGACAGGGATGCGGAGCATCCGGTCAATGTCCTGGTCTGTACCCCGTCGATGGAGATGGAGATCGACATCGGGGATTTGTCCACGGTCCTTTTGTCCGATGTCCCGCCCACCATTGCCAACCGGGTCCAGCGGGTGGGACGGGCCGGGCGTTCCAGCGGGACCGCACTCATTTCCCAACTGTTCCGGGATGTTCCCCATGATCAGTATTTTTGGCAGACGCCCCGGGAGCTCTTGCAGGGACGGGTGGAAACGCCGGTTTGCCGGTTGGACGCCCCGGAGGTGTTGAAGCGCCATCTGCGGGCGTATCTGCTGGACTCGTGGATCCGGGATCACCCTTTGGCGGAGGTGCCGCCGACGGTGTCCCGTCTCCTGGGAGAGGCGGAGATGAACGGGTTTCCTCACCTGTGGTACGCCTATGTGGAGCAGAACGGGGAACGGCTGTGGCAAGGGTTTGAATCCCTCTTGTCGGATCACTTGAGGCGGGACAGCGTGGACAAGGTGAAACACTTTTTCCTGTCCGGCGAGTGGAAAGAGGAGATCCAGGCCGTGATCAAGCGGCGGAAAGAGGAGATCCGGGAAGCCCAGCTTCATCTGCGGCGGATCAACGAGCGGTTGAAGCAGCCCGCCCTGCAGGGCGAAAACGGTGAAAACGCCCCCGAACGGAAGGAATTGGACCGCATCCGCGCCCAGGCCCGTCAGCACTACAAAATGCTCACCGGGGAAAACAGCCTGGAGTGGTGGACGGTGGAAGGGCTTCTCCCCAACTACACCTTCCCCGACCGGGAAGTTGTTCTGCGCCGGTTCCTTCCCAAGCCCGGGGAAGCGTTGGAGACGGAGGATTTTTCACGGTCGCCGGAAATGGCCCTCCGGGATTTTGCTCCGGGAAACAGCTTTTACGCCCGGGGCCATGTGACCACCGTGAACCAGATCCCGATGATCTCCCGGGAGTTGGAAGAATGGCGTTTCTGCCCGGATTGTCACCACATGGAGCGGGCGGAAGGAAAAGCCGCCGGCGCTTGCCCCCGATGCGGCAACCCCGCGTGGCAGGATCAGGGGCAGGTGCAACCGATGGTCCGGCTCACCCGGGTGATGTCCCGGGTGCGGCCATCGGAGGATGCCGCGATCCGGGATCAGGAGGAGGAACGGGATCGGCAGCCGACGGAGATTTTGACCCTTTTCGAATTCCCCGACGCCCCGCTGATCAGCCAAGCGGTCAAAGGGCAGGTGTTCGGCTTTGAGTTTTTCGAATCCGCCGTGATGCGGGAGATCAACTTCGGGCCGAAAAACCGGGAGCAAACCCGGCGCAAGGTGGCCAACCATTCCGTTCCCCTGAAAGGCTTCACCGTTTGCACCAAGTGCGGGGCCGCGGCGGAGAAAACCGGCAAAGGGGGTTGGGCCGTCCGCCATGTCCGGGGATTCGGCTGTGATCGAAACGCCGGCCGGTCCGACGTGGTGCAGCAGATGACTGCCCTGGGCACCAATGAGGAGCGGGTGAGCGGGGCCGGGTTTGAAAAGGGGATTTATCTCTACCGGGAGCTGAAGTCGGAAGTCCTGCGGGTGCTCTTGCCCGTCTCCGATGCCTTGTCCAAAGAACGGATGGCCACGTGGGAGGCCATCCTCCGGCTGGGCCTGCGGGAGAAAATCGGCGGGTCCGAGCGACAGATCGGGATGGCTCCCTATGATGAGCCCATTCGTATGCAGAACCAGACCATGCGGGCCCGTTACCTCGTCCTGTATGACAAAATTCCCGGGGGGACGGGGTATCTCCGGCAATTGGCGGAAGAGGGGGAGCTCTACGACCTGTTGGTCAAAGCCCATGCCAGGATCCGGAATTGCTCCTGTCAACATGAAGGGCGGATGGACGGTTGTTACCGCTGTCTGTTCCGTTACGAGTCCCAGTATGATCAACAATACATCTCCCGGCGTATGGCGCTGGAAATGCTCGAACCGCTGTTGGAGGATCCAAAGAAATGGGAGCGAAGAGAGCAACTCCGGGTTGAGGAGATGGACGCCCGGCGCCTCCTGATGGAGAGCGACTTGGAAGCGTTGGCCGAAAAGCGGTTGATCCGGCGGCTGGAGGATCGGCTGACCCACGCCACTTTATCCGTGGAGGAGTATCACCGCGGGGACCGGCAGGGGGTGGAACTCACCTGGGAGACCCCCTTTGGGCGGGCAGGGTGGCGCATGATTCGGCAGGTGACGCTGTCGGACGAGGAAAAGGTTCCTTTCACCACCCGGGCGGATTGGGTTCTCTATCCTCTGTTTGAAGACTCCCGCTATGCGGACATGGACATCAAGCCCGTCGTCTTTTACTGCGACGGAGCGGAGTTTCATATCGGAGAGGGAGAGTTTTACCGTCTGCCCAAAGACATCCTGATCCGGGAAGGGTTGCGCCGCAGCGGAAAGTTTGCGGTCTTCAACGTTACATGGAGAGATCTGCAGGAAACGGAATCCGCTCCCTACGAAAATGTCGCTTCCGAGATGGATCCGGAGGACGGTTTCATCCAAAACCTGCGTCACGTGGCCAACATGGTGGGGGGAGCGGTGGACCCGGTGAAAATGTGGCGGGCCTCCTCCCTGGACCTGCTGGTGGAATACCTGATCGATCCCAATGTGAACCGGTGGGTGGACTTGGCGAAACAGATCGCCTTTGCCGCGGCGGATATTTCCCGTGGAAAGCAGCACGCTGTTCCGCTTTCGGCCGTGGTGGAGGGTCTGGAAGCCGGGATGGTGGCGGAGGAGAGAGCGATTTATCTTCCGGACCGGAAGACGTGGTCTTCCCAAGACAAACCCCTGATTTTCCGGGAGCATCATTTCGGTCCGGGTGCGTTCCTGACTCTCTTGCTGACGACGCGGCCCAAAAAACAACAACTGATGGACAGCTACATTGAAGGGCTTCTGCGTCTGGAAGACACCCGGCGGAGCGGTTCGGAGCCCACGGTGAAAGAACATTTCCAATCCGCCTGGCATGTCTTTTATCGCTGGTTTAATGTCCTTCAGTGGTTGCCGACGTTCCGTTTTGTCACCGGGGAAAGTCTGGCCACCCAATCTGACGAATGGGCCTTCCTGGATCAAGTGGTTCCGGTTGACGGATTGAAAGCGAAGATTCAGGCTGCCGCTAAGGATGCCAAGCAGTCAGCACCGGAGATGGATCTCAAATGGGCGGAATATGTACATTCCACTTACCGGAGTTTCGCGGTGGCTCTGGTGAAAGCGGGGGTGCCGAAGCCGGAGGTGGGATATGAGTTTATGGATGGCGATCGCATCGTGGGGGAAGCCGAACTGGCTTGGCCGGATTACCGCCTTTGCATTCTGCGCAAACACCAGCGGGATGACGAACCGGCGATCCGGAAGCTGGGGTGGACAGTGTGGGATCTTTCCCCGTATGAAAACGACAAAGGGGAGCCCGTCAAACCGCAAGGCGCAGATTGGAAGGAACTGTGGCAGAGAGCGTTGGAGAGGGGGATGTGA